The following coding sequences lie in one Aedes albopictus strain Foshan unplaced genomic scaffold, AalbF5 HiC_scaffold_691, whole genome shotgun sequence genomic window:
- the LOC134284752 gene encoding uncharacterized protein K02A2.6-like: MKSIARSFIYWPGIDKDIEDFVKRCTPCSTAGKCPTKTTLESWPVPAKPWSRIHIDYAGPVDGLYFLVIVDPYTKWPDVYTTRSTTSKTTIKLLNQTFSIFGVPETIVLDNGTQFTSYEFQKFCENYGINHIRTAPYHRQSNGLAERFVDTLKRSLRKIRSGGETIEEALRVFLQVYRSTPTSDLNGKSPAEMMFQRPIRTVNSLLKPPVQVPADSSGKPEKQNAAFNKKHGAVKRQFEPGETVFAQVHQNNSCNVSSTCKSIEDTST; the protein is encoded by the coding sequence ATGAAATCAATCGCTCGAAGTTTCATCTACTGGCCCGGTATCGATAAGGACATTGAGGACTTCGTCAAGCGGTGCACACCCTGTTCTACTGCTGGAAAATGCCCAACGAAGACAACGCTGGAATCATGGCCTGTTCCTGCCAAACCATGGTCGCGTATCCATATAGACTACGCAGGTCCTGTAGATGGTCTATACTTCCTGGTGATAGTCGATCCGTATACAAAATGGCCAGATGTCTACACAACGCGATCAACAACATCCAAAACGACGATCAAGCTACTAAACCAGACGTTTTCAATATTCGGCGTTCCGGAAACCATCGTTTTGGATAACGGGACACAGTTTACCAGTTATGAATTTCAAAAGTTCTGTGAAAACTACGGCATCAATCACATTCGGACAGCACCATACCACCGTCAATCTAATGGCTTGGCGGAGCGGTTTGTGGATACTCTCAAGCGAAGTCTCCGGAAAATTCGTTCGGGAGGAGAAACCATTGAAGAAGCTCTACGAGTATTTCTGCAAGTTTATCGCAGTACACCCACAAGTGACCTGAATGGAAAATCCCCTGCTGAAATGATGTTCCAAAGGCCAATACGAACAGTCAATTCGTTGTTGAAACCTCCGGTTCAAGTTCCAGCGGATTCCAGTGGAAAACCTGAAAAGCAAAATGCGGCTTTCAACAAGAAGCATGGAGCGGTTAAACGGCAGTTTGAACCAGGTGAAACGGTTTTCGCACAAGTTCATCAAAACAATTCATGCAACGTCTCATCTACATGCAAATCAATTGAAGACACGTCTACCTGA